In Anabaena sphaerica FACHB-251, a genomic segment contains:
- a CDS encoding AAA family ATPase has protein sequence MKIKVKNLGALKQAEFTLGDLTIICGYNNTGKTYATYALFGFLYTWRKMFSIKMNDDKIEQLLADGVIRLDIQEYVNQVEQIVTQGCQAYTQELPKIFAASAERFKESEFQVILDTKNIRLARRFDSEIGSGEVSLFSITKSEESAELVVTLLVEKDKVKIPTLILERLITDALKNIIFVQLFPRPFIASSERTGAAIFRKDLNFDRNRLLEEIGQAGQNMDRTELLLKDYGDYALPIKTNVDFIRRLETIVKKNSFIADKYPDVLVDFADIIGGEYTVTRNDELYYQPKGKRVKLSMDESSSAVRSLLDIGFYLKHEAQSGDLLMVDEPELNLHPENQRRVARLFARLVNLGIKVFITTHSDYIIKELNTLIMLNHDKPHLKRIAEQEGYRQEELISSEKIKVYIAEEAYITGTTVGGKTKRTKGQTLIPADISPELGIEARSFDTTIETMNRIQEAIVWGED, from the coding sequence ATGAAAATTAAAGTCAAAAATCTTGGTGCATTAAAACAAGCCGAATTCACACTTGGCGACCTGACGATTATTTGTGGCTACAACAATACTGGAAAAACTTACGCAACTTATGCGCTGTTCGGCTTTTTATATACTTGGCGCAAGATGTTTTCGATTAAAATGAACGACGACAAGATTGAGCAACTGCTTGCTGACGGTGTAATTCGTCTTGATATACAAGAATATGTTAATCAGGTTGAGCAGATTGTGACTCAAGGTTGTCAGGCATATACCCAGGAATTACCAAAGATTTTTGCAGCATCGGCTGAACGATTTAAGGAATCAGAATTTCAAGTAATCCTGGACACGAAAAATATACGTTTAGCAAGGAGATTTGATTCGGAAATTGGCTCTGGCGAAGTATCACTTTTTTCGATTACCAAAAGTGAAGAAAGTGCAGAATTAGTTGTCACTTTGCTGGTTGAGAAAGATAAGGTAAAAATCCCCACTCTTATCCTTGAGCGTTTAATTACTGATGCACTAAAAAATATCATTTTTGTTCAGCTTTTTCCTCGTCCTTTTATCGCCAGTAGCGAACGAACCGGTGCGGCCATTTTTCGTAAAGACTTGAATTTCGACCGCAATCGCTTATTGGAAGAAATAGGTCAAGCTGGACAAAATATGGATCGAACGGAACTTCTACTTAAAGATTATGGAGATTATGCACTGCCGATAAAGACGAATGTGGATTTTATCCGGCGACTTGAAACTATTGTCAAAAAAAATAGTTTCATTGCTGATAAATATCCTGATGTACTAGTAGATTTTGCTGATATTATCGGTGGCGAGTACACCGTTACCCGCAACGATGAGCTTTATTATCAGCCGAAGGGGAAACGGGTTAAGCTTTCTATGGATGAAAGTTCTAGTGCTGTGCGTTCTTTACTAGACATTGGCTTTTACTTGAAACACGAAGCCCAGTCTGGTGATTTACTGATGGTAGACGAACCTGAACTGAACCTACACCCTGAAAATCAGCGTCGAGTTGCGCGACTTTTTGCTCGACTGGTTAACTTGGGTATTAAAGTTTTTATCACTACCCACAGTGATTACATTATTAAAGAACTGAATACGCTGATCATGCTCAATCATGATAAACCTCATCTCAAGCGAATTGCGGAACAAGAAGGATATCGTCAAGAAGAACTGATTTCTTCTGAAAAAATCAAAGTCTACATTGCAGAAGAAGCATATATAACAGGAACAACAGTAGGGGGAAAGACAAAAAGAACTAAAGGACAAACTCTGATACCAGCCGACATCAGCCCAGAATTGGGTATTGAAGCCCGCAGTTTTGATACAACCATTGAAACAATGAATCGGATTCAGGAAGCAATTGTTTGGGGTGAGGATTAA
- a CDS encoding tellurite resistance TerB family protein, whose protein sequence is MTKYDKIFKSQKISEESLSPEEAVAAIAVITAIVDSSVEDLDTESLADILWEFEVFDEYSEEEMLETVDRLVAIVEDEGLGALFNTAHASLTDEIVLDAFAAGVIMLLDDETLTIPKQKQPYIKQLQQALELEDIEAEEIIKEVIAAIEEAEQAEEYADTEQDAVILDEFGQQIYQSPLGNFIVPIPVTTEQGGKIQSQEGIVGFSDDVGTLLRIDYYPLPPEYLETMESQGQETYLHSILIEKYLPQAIFAHVEGAEIKYTEYLQDTLKGYYYVLVDMPKGSTISKQENNGNAIRLDAYRGLLAFINGEFLYIVSSQRTFFSDDIPGSILEEAEDIKQNILEFVETMEFS, encoded by the coding sequence ATGACAAAGTATGATAAAATATTCAAATCCCAAAAAATTTCCGAAGAATCACTGAGTCCAGAAGAAGCGGTAGCAGCCATAGCTGTCATTACCGCAATAGTTGATTCTTCCGTTGAAGACTTAGATACTGAAAGTTTAGCGGATATTCTCTGGGAATTTGAGGTTTTTGACGAATACTCAGAAGAGGAAATGCTAGAAACAGTTGATCGACTAGTAGCGATCGTAGAAGATGAAGGACTAGGTGCATTATTTAATACCGCCCACGCCAGCCTGACTGATGAGATAGTATTAGATGCCTTTGCTGCGGGGGTGATCATGCTTTTAGACGACGAAACATTGACTATCCCCAAACAAAAACAGCCTTACATTAAACAATTACAGCAAGCCTTAGAATTAGAAGATATAGAAGCTGAAGAAATTATCAAAGAGGTAATAGCTGCCATAGAAGAAGCAGAACAAGCAGAAGAATATGCAGATACAGAACAGGACGCAGTAATATTAGATGAATTTGGCCAACAAATATATCAATCACCCTTGGGTAATTTTATCGTTCCCATCCCAGTTACCACAGAACAGGGAGGAAAAATTCAAAGTCAAGAAGGAATAGTTGGCTTTTCTGATGATGTTGGTACTTTACTTAGAATTGATTATTATCCTCTCCCTCCAGAATATTTAGAAACAATGGAGTCTCAAGGACAGGAAACATATCTCCACTCCATTCTGATCGAGAAATATCTACCACAAGCCATTTTTGCCCATGTCGAAGGTGCAGAAATAAAGTACACAGAATATCTGCAAGATACCTTAAAGGGCTACTACTATGTATTAGTTGATATGCCTAAAGGTTCAACAATTTCCAAGCAAGAAAATAACGGCAATGCTATCAGATTAGATGCCTATCGGGGTTTATTAGCTTTTATCAATGGGGAATTTTTGTATATAGTTAGCAGTCAGCGTACCTTTTTTAGCGATGACATTCCTGGTTCTATTTTGGAAGAAGCTGAGGACATTAAGCAGAATATTTTAGAGTTTGTGGAGACGATGGAGTTTAGTTAA
- the ppsA gene encoding phosphoenolpyruvate synthase, with amino-acid sequence MATVSRNTVSQSDKDSSLLLWFDEVGIADIPLVGGKNASLGEMIQQLTPKGVNVPTGFATTAYAYRYFLESAGLESKLRELFADLDVEDVKNLQVRGKKARSLLMHTPFPKDLRDAIASAYQILCQKYNADTDVAVRSSATAEDLPDASFAGQQESYLNIVGVESVLAACHKCFASLFTDRAISYRHTKGFDHFSIALAVGVQKMVRSDLAASGVMFSIDTETGFKDAALITAAYGLGENVVQGTVNPDEYYVFKPTLKTGFRPIIDKRLGSKKLKMVYDDGSRFTKNIPVTQGEQVKFAITDDEIIQLAKWACLIEDHYSQVHNNYSPMDIEWAKDGITNQLFIVQARPETVQSQRQGNVLRNYRLLGGDGKQTEQPLITGRAVGSAISQGEVHLILDASKIDQFQPGEVLVTERTDPDWEPIMKRASAIITNSGGRTCHAAIIARELGVPAIVGCGNATEILTTGQLVTVSCAEGEEGKVYPGLLPFELQEVALDNLPRTRTKILMNVGNPQEALSLSAIPNDGVGLARTEFIIANQIQIHPMALIHFDLLEDKFVKNKIGEITAIYDDKSQYFVDKLAQGIGRIAAAFYPKPVIVRMSDFKSNEYANLLGGKQFEPNEENPMLGWRGASRYYDPGYQAAFALECYAIKRVREDMGLVNVIPMIPFCRTPHEGRLVLAEMAKNGLQQGVNNLQVYVMCELPSNVILAEEFAQIFDGFSIGSNDLTQLTLGIDRDSALVAHLFDERSQGVKQMVKMAIAGAKKHNRKIGICGQAPSDYPEFVQFLVEEGIDSISLNPDSVLQTMLSVAKCEDSV; translated from the coding sequence ATGGCTACAGTATCTAGAAACACTGTATCTCAATCTGACAAAGATAGCTCACTCCTCCTCTGGTTTGATGAAGTTGGTATTGCTGATATTCCCTTAGTCGGTGGGAAGAATGCTTCTTTGGGGGAGATGATTCAGCAGTTAACACCCAAAGGTGTCAATGTGCCGACAGGATTTGCTACTACGGCTTATGCTTATCGTTATTTCTTAGAATCTGCTGGGTTAGAAAGCAAACTGCGAGAACTGTTTGCAGATTTGGATGTAGAAGATGTGAAAAATCTGCAAGTGCGGGGGAAAAAAGCCAGATCATTATTAATGCACACACCATTCCCCAAAGATCTGCGAGATGCGATCGCCTCAGCATACCAAATTCTTTGTCAAAAATACAATGCAGATACAGATGTTGCGGTTCGTTCTAGTGCGACTGCTGAAGATTTACCCGATGCGAGTTTTGCAGGACAACAGGAAAGTTATCTCAACATTGTGGGAGTTGAAAGTGTTTTAGCAGCTTGTCATAAATGCTTTGCTTCCCTATTTACAGACCGCGCAATTTCCTATCGTCATACTAAAGGCTTTGATCATTTTAGCATTGCTTTGGCTGTCGGTGTGCAGAAAATGGTGCGTTCTGATTTAGCAGCTTCCGGTGTGATGTTTTCCATTGACACAGAAACAGGATTTAAAGATGCAGCCTTAATTACTGCTGCTTATGGTTTAGGAGAAAACGTAGTTCAAGGAACAGTTAACCCAGATGAATATTATGTGTTTAAACCAACTTTAAAAACAGGTTTTCGCCCAATTATTGATAAAAGATTGGGTAGTAAAAAACTCAAAATGGTTTATGATGACGGTTCTCGCTTCACAAAAAATATTCCAGTTACTCAAGGTGAACAAGTTAAATTTGCAATTACTGATGATGAGATTATTCAATTAGCAAAATGGGCTTGTTTAATAGAAGACCATTATTCTCAAGTTCACAATAATTACAGCCCAATGGATATCGAATGGGCAAAAGATGGCATTACCAATCAATTATTTATTGTTCAAGCTAGACCAGAAACAGTACAATCACAAAGACAAGGTAATGTCCTGCGGAATTATCGTTTACTGGGTGGAGATGGAAAGCAGACAGAACAACCACTTATAACTGGTCGGGCAGTAGGTTCAGCTATTAGTCAAGGTGAAGTACATTTGATTTTAGATGCTAGTAAAATTGACCAATTTCAACCGGGAGAAGTGTTAGTCACAGAGAGGACTGATCCTGATTGGGAACCAATTATGAAACGTGCTAGTGCAATTATTACTAATTCTGGAGGTAGAACTTGTCACGCCGCAATTATTGCTAGAGAATTAGGTGTTCCTGCAATTGTTGGCTGTGGTAATGCTACAGAAATATTAACAACTGGACAACTGGTAACTGTTTCTTGTGCGGAAGGGGAAGAAGGTAAAGTTTATCCGGGTTTATTACCTTTTGAATTACAGGAAGTTGCTTTAGATAATTTACCCCGGACTCGGACTAAAATTTTAATGAATGTGGGTAATCCTCAAGAAGCTTTGAGTTTATCTGCTATTCCTAATGATGGTGTGGGTTTAGCGAGAACAGAATTTATCATTGCTAATCAAATTCAAATTCACCCGATGGCATTGATTCATTTTGATTTGTTAGAAGATAAGTTTGTCAAAAACAAAATTGGCGAAATTACGGCAATTTATGATGATAAATCTCAATATTTTGTAGATAAATTAGCCCAAGGTATTGGCAGAATAGCGGCTGCATTTTATCCGAAACCTGTGATTGTGCGAATGTCAGATTTCAAAAGTAATGAATATGCCAATTTATTAGGTGGTAAACAATTTGAACCTAACGAAGAAAACCCCATGTTAGGTTGGAGAGGTGCTTCGCGTTATTATGATCCGGGTTATCAAGCTGCTTTTGCTTTAGAATGTTATGCCATTAAGCGGGTACGGGAAGATATGGGTTTAGTGAATGTTATTCCCATGATTCCTTTTTGTCGTACTCCCCATGAGGGACGTTTAGTATTAGCAGAAATGGCAAAAAATGGTTTACAGCAAGGTGTGAATAATTTGCAAGTTTACGTGATGTGTGAGTTACCAAGTAATGTGATTTTAGCGGAAGAATTTGCTCAGATATTTGATGGTTTTTCTATCGGTTCTAATGATTTGACTCAGCTAACTTTGGGGATAGATAGAGATTCGGCTTTGGTAGCGCATTTGTTTGATGAACGCAGCCAAGGTGTGAAACAAATGGTGAAAATGGCCATTGCGGGAGCGAAAAAACACAATCGTAAAATCGGCATTTGTGGACAAGCACCTAGTGACTACCCGGAATTTGTGCAGTTTTTGGTAGAGGAGGGAATTGATAGTATTAGTTTAAATCCTGATTCTGTTTTACAAACTATGTTGTCAGTAGCAAAGTGTGAAGATTCTGTTTAA
- a CDS encoding RAMP superfamily CRISPR-associated protein → MYKKAYGIIETLAPLHVGATAGEESGNLNLIFRDQFTQTGIIPGSSIRGRLRSEMRLIENGEADANYWYGNEAGAAEVNNNESIVKFEYASIIWIPVFCPGQPIVWVSCPRLLQRYQRIAGDSVQVQVDGKTKLLKEIQIPDKYTGSTNLVAKQATGGKKTIFFNLGFLEINKTKDLSPWFPDQKQQPSVIVDDSDIGMIHDMALYRQSRVRLKPDQKVVDGGGFFNTEALPEGTILVFPVAIRDDKSGKKWQPLKSGETADIYLGGLESIGLGHCELTFKGV, encoded by the coding sequence ATGTACAAAAAAGCTTATGGCATTATTGAAACCTTAGCACCTCTCCATGTTGGTGCAACCGCAGGAGAAGAAAGTGGTAATTTAAACCTGATTTTCCGTGACCAATTTACCCAAACTGGGATCATTCCTGGTAGTTCTATTCGTGGTCGTTTGCGTTCAGAAATGCGCTTGATAGAAAACGGAGAAGCAGACGCAAATTATTGGTATGGTAATGAAGCAGGTGCAGCAGAAGTAAATAATAATGAATCCATTGTTAAATTTGAATATGCTTCTATTATTTGGATTCCTGTTTTTTGTCCTGGACAACCAATAGTTTGGGTAAGTTGTCCCCGTTTATTGCAACGTTATCAAAGAATTGCTGGTGATAGTGTTCAAGTTCAAGTAGATGGTAAAACTAAACTTCTCAAAGAGATACAAATTCCTGATAAATATACAGGTTCAACTAATCTTGTAGCTAAACAAGCAACAGGAGGTAAAAAAACCATCTTCTTTAATTTAGGTTTCTTAGAAATTAACAAAACCAAAGATTTATCACCTTGGTTTCCTGACCAAAAACAACAACCATCTGTAATAGTCGATGATAGTGATATTGGCATGATTCATGATATGGCATTATATCGCCAAAGTCGTGTGCGATTAAAACCAGATCAGAAAGTAGTTGATGGTGGTGGATTTTTCAACACTGAAGCATTACCAGAAGGCACAATTTTAGTATTTCCTGTGGCTATTAGAGATGATAAATCTGGTAAAAAATGGCAACCTTTAAAAAGTGGTGAAACCGCAGATATTTATTTAGGTGGGTTAGAATCTATCGGTTTAGGTCATTGTGAATTAACCTTCAAAGGAGTGTAA
- a CDS encoding CRISPR-associated protein gives MFKYLICINPLGLMYGSAGAFLSPENLVGRSGAKFPPEAATLSGLFFSVNQVQKLWDKKQLSNDLSVAGPFWSKTNNPEYFYVPIPWTKIIAEDESSEWEFKNKKWHCENSELTPDYQWQTINYWNYSAERIRSNGYAEKVPWNFVSVLHPHLKNDERCTLKNEDDTKGGLFLEYSVQLDSEYCLVYLSTQALPNGWYRFGGENHIVEINSFELPDNSPILELLRQPIKDKFALITPGIWGSNRISHRQPQDNSFPETMQMLTDKPVPYRYRSQGTLGRGRYAVPAGSVYVLKEPINKPWWEWDEKWFPNEGYSLKKVGCGLCLPVEIQGVN, from the coding sequence ATGTTCAAATATCTAATCTGTATCAATCCTTTAGGTTTAATGTATGGTAGTGCTGGAGCATTTTTATCACCTGAAAATTTAGTTGGTCGTTCTGGTGCTAAATTTCCTCCTGAAGCAGCTACTTTATCTGGATTATTCTTTAGTGTTAACCAAGTTCAAAAATTATGGGATAAAAAACAATTAAGTAATGATTTATCTGTTGCAGGTCCATTTTGGAGCAAAACCAATAATCCAGAATATTTTTATGTACCAATACCTTGGACTAAAATTATAGCTGAAGATGAATCTAGTGAATGGGAATTTAAAAACAAAAAATGGCACTGTGAAAACTCAGAATTAACACCAGATTATCAGTGGCAAACAATTAATTACTGGAATTATTCAGCAGAAAGAATTCGTAGTAATGGGTATGCGGAAAAAGTACCTTGGAATTTTGTATCTGTATTGCATCCTCACTTAAAAAATGATGAAAGATGTACTCTGAAAAATGAGGATGATACAAAAGGTGGATTGTTTCTAGAATATTCTGTACAGTTAGACTCGGAATATTGCTTAGTTTATTTATCTACTCAGGCTTTACCCAATGGTTGGTATAGATTTGGTGGTGAAAATCATATTGTAGAAATCAACAGTTTTGAACTACCTGATAACAGTCCAATTTTAGAGCTTTTACGTCAGCCAATAAAAGATAAATTTGCTTTAATTACACCAGGAATTTGGGGTTCTAACCGTATTTCTCACCGTCAACCTCAAGATAATAGTTTTCCTGAAACTATGCAGATGTTAACTGATAAACCAGTTCCCTATCGTTACCGTTCTCAAGGAACATTAGGAAGAGGACGTTATGCAGTTCCTGCGGGTAGTGTTTACGTTCTCAAAGAACCCATTAACAAACCTTGGTGGGAATGGGACGAAAAATGGTTTCCCAATGAAGGTTACAGTCTCAAAAAAGTTGGTTGTGGTTTGTGTTTACCAGTAGAAATTCAAGGAGTTAACTAA
- a CDS encoding Cas10/Cmr2 second palm domain-containing protein gives MDKYTAITFAPVQGFIEKSRKLRDLYGASLILSYLSQQIVSYVDNHKDLKLISPALPSVQKGMPNRILIKGEMSKEEAEKIILSAWKEMLKVCREWIQKKLPEFHYEWEREWTLWGCHTWEVFQGCGDSIKAAMDDLETNKLSRDWSAVNWIGESSSLTGTDGIAFPGLGSDYRNPKTLNYGLEDDKVKDFYTKLARKLDNCPDDKEPEGKYIAPNEKLSIPELVKRLVTWYGIGQKLGMETLEESFKDIQRKPEPSKNIPGQWTGWFMGDGDKVGDHLKELAKKDNGDEEIHQFSDAIRNWGKDFDQEFPENLGRIVYAGGDDFLGIIYSKDSKKPIPAFTAYEWLRTLKDKWKEHKQGINVSVGFVWVAGSVPQRDVLQHCREAEKVAKSLGRDRVTIRVVFNSGQYVQWTCPWDYLGILMKYRDRDGKTFYEWECKGRKKEDFPNWGHVYSDLATLKARHAINLNAKGYHVDERIALELFNIYFEKQKEYLENQQEKIVGKSDNLELMKWIDGLIHIGWHLCSNI, from the coding sequence GTGGATAAATATACTGCTATCACCTTTGCTCCCGTTCAAGGGTTTATTGAAAAATCCCGCAAGCTTCGAGACTTGTATGGTGCATCTTTAATTCTTTCTTATTTGAGTCAACAAATAGTTAGTTATGTTGATAATCATAAGGATTTAAAACTGATTTCTCCTGCGCTTCCTAGCGTCCAAAAAGGAATGCCTAACCGCATTTTAATTAAAGGAGAAATGAGTAAAGAAGAAGCTGAAAAAATCATTCTTTCTGCATGGAAGGAGATGTTAAAAGTTTGTCGAGAATGGATACAAAAAAAACTCCCAGAATTTCATTATGAATGGGAAAGAGAATGGACGCTTTGGGGTTGTCATACTTGGGAAGTATTTCAAGGATGTGGTGACAGCATCAAAGCAGCGATGGATGATTTAGAAACTAATAAATTATCTCGTGATTGGAGTGCTGTAAATTGGATTGGTGAAAGTTCTAGTTTGACGGGTACTGATGGAATTGCTTTTCCTGGTTTGGGTTCTGATTATCGTAATCCTAAGACCTTAAATTATGGATTAGAAGATGATAAAGTCAAGGATTTTTATACAAAATTAGCGCGAAAATTAGATAATTGTCCAGATGATAAAGAACCAGAAGGTAAATATATTGCACCTAATGAAAAGCTGAGTATTCCTGAATTAGTAAAACGGTTAGTTACCTGGTATGGAATAGGGCAAAAATTAGGGATGGAAACACTAGAAGAGAGTTTTAAAGACATTCAAAGAAAACCAGAACCTAGTAAAAACATTCCTGGACAATGGACAGGGTGGTTTATGGGAGATGGTGATAAAGTTGGAGACCATTTGAAGGAGTTAGCTAAAAAAGACAATGGTGATGAAGAAATTCACCAATTTAGTGATGCAATTAGGAATTGGGGTAAAGATTTTGATCAAGAGTTTCCTGAAAATTTAGGGAGAATTGTTTATGCTGGTGGTGATGATTTTTTAGGAATTATTTATAGTAAAGATTCTAAAAAACCAATTCCAGCATTTACAGCTTATGAATGGTTACGGACTTTAAAAGATAAATGGAAGGAACATAAACAGGGTATTAATGTTAGTGTGGGTTTTGTTTGGGTCGCGGGTAGTGTACCTCAGCGAGATGTTTTACAACATTGTCGGGAAGCGGAAAAGGTAGCGAAATCTTTGGGAAGAGATAGAGTTACTATTCGGGTGGTTTTTAATAGTGGTCAATATGTCCAGTGGACTTGTCCTTGGGATTATTTGGGGATTTTGATGAAGTATCGAGATAGGGATGGTAAAACATTTTATGAGTGGGAATGTAAGGGAAGAAAGAAGGAAGATTTTCCTAACTGGGGTCATGTTTATAGTGATTTAGCAACTTTAAAAGCTCGTCATGCAATAAATTTGAATGCAAAAGGGTATCATGTTGATGAACGGATAGCATTAGAACTCTTTAATATTTACTTTGAGAAACAGAAAGAATATTTAGAAAACCAACAGGAAAAAATAGTTGGTAAATCAGATAATCTAGAACTCATGAAATGGATTGATGGTTTAATTCATATAGGATGGCATTTATGTTCAAATATCTAA
- a CDS encoding WYL domain-containing protein — MSNPPICHFLIGVPGSGKSTFAANLAKLGNYRVISTDAIRQQLYNDATIQGEWTEIEAKVISAVVTAITEGVSVIYDATNAKRVWRLDLLQKLNLAVSTPVLWMGWYLQTPIEICKHWNQQRSRQVPDVIIDKMSASLQDFPPIAAEGFAIIKEVDVTASNFDFQQIYTHIHQLDKTLINRSNRNSHMTFHAYSKLLDFERLIYLISLIINYPGIGNLTENQPGLLVNIFGNVPDFPTALSEITGFMMQLHGKIYADQKAIANDLQWLQKNALIGVNTISSTPHTPIDAGDYVEHYSSNLVTHPYSDLPAFQRLIHTIRLILHHPFLVNTGKGSLKTLVSVMQEQGIIDVNNSNIFKTVLNSVRKDIEKILKPYKILPDFSMRDGYFAGTAILSTLELTQVFQVLQSQAQSLNDPIALEIYEKFANRMEKSKLGVSEVYPVRAIANRSMIDPEYLPAESLARNLQRVEEAIIKGQLLELNRFPGGGQFILDEESFFLAFPLQIVFFNYAWYLGYELVEGKDDGLLRFERLDRLFIGKPQTKTRSQLEQEETLKKLQKLSAASGGIFLGYNPQDQKQFLDGNKKARSQVCVTVELWFSDGMFRFVAEGTKRFPSQQMKMSLPVTGNKLNLPKSIFSLKSTGEKNFPNRFQVILPQWCLDDIELLRWILGFKAGVKVVKPQLLVDKFKQIGEDIVNIYR; from the coding sequence ATGTCCAACCCTCCCATCTGTCATTTCCTCATCGGTGTCCCTGGTAGCGGAAAATCAACTTTTGCTGCTAATCTGGCTAAATTAGGCAATTATCGCGTTATCTCTACAGACGCTATTCGACAGCAACTATATAATGATGCGACTATTCAAGGTGAATGGACAGAAATAGAAGCGAAAGTCATCTCTGCGGTTGTGACAGCTATTACTGAAGGCGTTAGCGTGATTTATGATGCTACTAACGCCAAGCGTGTATGGAGACTGGATTTATTACAAAAGCTGAATTTAGCTGTGAGTACCCCTGTATTGTGGATGGGGTGGTATTTACAAACACCTATTGAAATCTGTAAGCACTGGAATCAACAACGCTCTCGTCAAGTTCCAGATGTGATAATTGATAAAATGTCCGCATCTCTACAAGATTTTCCCCCCATTGCAGCGGAAGGATTTGCAATTATTAAAGAAGTTGATGTCACTGCGTCAAATTTCGATTTCCAACAAATTTATACTCACATTCACCAGCTTGATAAAACTCTTATCAATCGCAGTAATCGCAATAGTCACATGACTTTTCATGCTTATAGTAAATTGCTGGATTTTGAACGTTTAATTTATCTCATTTCCTTGATTATCAACTATCCAGGAATTGGTAACTTAACAGAAAATCAGCCTGGTTTATTAGTAAATATTTTCGGTAATGTTCCTGATTTTCCAACTGCTTTATCAGAAATTACTGGTTTTATGATGCAATTGCATGGTAAAATATATGCAGATCAAAAAGCTATCGCTAATGATTTACAGTGGTTACAAAAAAACGCTCTAATTGGCGTTAATACAATTTCTTCAACACCCCATACTCCTATTGATGCTGGTGATTATGTTGAGCATTATTCTAGTAATTTAGTAACTCATCCTTATTCAGATTTACCAGCATTTCAGCGATTAATACACACAATCAGATTAATTTTACATCATCCTTTTTTAGTAAACACTGGAAAAGGAAGTTTAAAAACTTTAGTTTCTGTCATGCAAGAACAGGGAATAATTGATGTCAATAATAGTAATATATTCAAGACCGTTTTAAATTCTGTCCGTAAAGATATCGAAAAAATTCTCAAACCCTATAAAATTTTACCTGATTTTTCTATGCGCGATGGTTATTTTGCGGGAACTGCGATTTTATCAACATTAGAATTAACTCAAGTCTTTCAAGTGCTTCAATCTCAAGCACAAAGTCTTAATGACCCCATAGCATTAGAGATTTATGAAAAGTTCGCTAATCGCATGGAAAAAAGTAAATTAGGTGTGAGTGAAGTTTATCCGGTGAGAGCGATCGCAAATCGTAGTATGATTGACCCAGAGTATTTACCAGCGGAGTCCTTAGCGAGAAATTTACAACGAGTTGAAGAAGCTATTATCAAGGGACAACTTTTAGAATTAAATCGTTTTCCCGGTGGTGGTCAATTTATTTTAGATGAAGAAAGTTTCTTTTTAGCTTTCCCCCTCCAAATAGTTTTTTTTAACTATGCTTGGTATTTAGGTTACGAACTTGTTGAAGGGAAAGATGACGGTTTACTGAGATTTGAAAGATTAGATAGATTATTTATTGGTAAACCCCAAACAAAAACCCGTTCTCAACTAGAACAGGAAGAAACTTTAAAGAAATTACAAAAACTATCCGCAGCTAGTGGAGGAATTTTTTTAGGATATAATCCCCAAGACCAAAAACAATTTCTGGATGGAAATAAAAAAGCACGTTCTCAGGTCTGCGTTACTGTGGAACTGTGGTTTAGTGATGGAATGTTTCGGTTTGTAGCTGAAGGAACTAAACGCTTTCCATCACAACAAATGAAAATGTCTTTACCAGTTACTGGCAATAAATTAAATTTACCAAAATCTATTTTTTCTCTCAAATCAACTGGAGAGAAAAATTTTCCTAATCGCTTTCAAGTCATCCTCCCGCAATGGTGTTTAGATGACATAGAATTGTTACGCTGGATTCTTGGTTTTAAAGCAGGTGTAAAGGTAGTAAAACCACAATTATTAGTTGATAAATTTAAACAAATTGGTGAGGATATTGTCAATATTTATAGGTAA
- the csx18 gene encoding CRISPR-associated protein Csx18, producing MYISHRAALVRNLSVALLNGGITLIILLIAPLGLAAVIINTLLVTLASFINATAGDTIVRFLQPTQIKTMIAEIISQQSLIVNNSQHHQD from the coding sequence ATGTATATTTCCCATCGTGCAGCCTTAGTGCGAAACTTATCAGTTGCCTTACTCAATGGTGGAATTACACTCATCATTTTGTTAATCGCACCATTAGGACTAGCAGCAGTAATTATTAACACACTTTTAGTCACTCTCGCTAGTTTTATAAATGCCACAGCAGGAGATACAATTGTCCGTTTCTTGCAACCAACTCAAATCAAAACAATGATAGCAGAAATCATCTCACAACAGTCACTAATAGTTAATAATTCACAACATCATCAAGACTAA